A genome region from Megalobrama amblycephala isolate DHTTF-2021 linkage group LG18, ASM1881202v1, whole genome shotgun sequence includes the following:
- the LOC125252309 gene encoding C-C chemokine receptor type 8-like has product MNNFTTPEKFTNFTTQSSGLMENLEICVYSINLFFSLPANSYIIWLIITGTLSGVASEFFILNLSVCELGICLNGLIFILSRWISSLEIIDAFLIGLTFTGRPLFQCLMCVERYLAVVHPVTFLKYKPLRYRVICCTAIWFIILGSCLVCMYNLASDKIHAHAWFLTMQLTLVISIQLFCLVAVLRALKQSGPGERRRAREEENHMKRRAFYLILVTTVTMIILYFPLAITGISVILTADNSPTVWFTSLTCYILAGFVQPVLYLHRTGKLSCLCSS; this is encoded by the coding sequence ATGAATAACTTCACCACACCTGAAAAATTTACAAACTTCACGACCCAGTCCTCTGGGCTAATGGAGAATCTAGAAATCTGTGTGTACAGCATCAATTTGTTTTTTAGTCTTCCTGCAAACTCCTATATTATATGGCTCATCATCACAGGAACACTAAGTGGAGTTGCATCAGAGTTCTTCATCCTTAATCTCTCTGTTTGTGAGCTTGGTATCTGTCTGAATGGTTTGATTTTTATACTGTCAAGGTGGATCTCAAGCCTTGAAATAATAGATGCTTTTTTAATAGGACTTACATTCACCGGTcgtcctctgtttcagtgtctgatgtgtgttgagcgttacctggcagtggttcatcctgtaacctttctgaagtacaaacctctcagatatagagtgatctgctgCACTGCTATTTGGTTCATTATTCTTGGCTCATGTTTGGTCTGCATGTATAATTTAGCCTCAGACAAAATTCATGCACATGCATGGTTCTTAACCATGCAGCTTACACTGGTCATCTCCatccagttgttttgtcttgtggctgttctcagagctctgaagcagtcaggaccaggagagagaaggagagcaagagaggaggaaaaccacatgaagagaagagcaTTTTATCTCATTCTAGTAACTACTGTTACCATGATTATCCTATATTTCCCACTTGCAATCACAGGAATCTCTGTCATTCTGACAGCAGACAATTCTCCAACAGTTTGGTTCACTAGTTTGACTTGTTATATTCTGGCTGGTTTTGTTCAGCCTGTTCTTTATCTGCACAGAACTGGAAAACTCTCCTGcctctgttcatcataa